A portion of the Hydractinia symbiolongicarpus strain clone_291-10 chromosome 10, HSymV2.1, whole genome shotgun sequence genome contains these proteins:
- the LOC130612170 gene encoding malonyl-CoA-acyl carrier protein transacylase, mitochondrial-like, giving the protein MDKAVKMAESGMVAVHGLDFDELNQLCSDLTKEAENPEKHISLAVERFYKSGALGGSNDLVEKVLNREHVLLKNQSKVKISKMFMSAAFHTPYINPAIEEFYDALCTVNITPNDTTLISNVTAEKYTNKNEVAELMARQIAEPVRWNTILNKLRGKYNSGAVENIFEVGAGRQLKKMYEKLDRDLFGKVETVDM; this is encoded by the exons ATGGACAAAGCTGTAAAGATGGCGGAGTCTGGAATGGTCGCTGTACATGGCCTTGACTTTGATGAACTGAATCAACTGTGTTCAGATTTAACGAAAGAAGCAGAAAATCCAGAAAAACACATTTCACTAGCAGTAGAGCGTTTCTATAAAAGTGGCGCGTTAGGCGGTTCCAATGATTTGGTGGAAAAAGTATTAAACCGGGAACATGTTCTT ctgaaaaaccaatcaaaggtaaaaatatcaaaaatgtttatgaGTGCGGCATTCCATACGCCGTACATAAATCCCGCAATAGAAGAGTTTTACGACGCACTTTGTACCGTAAACATCACTCCTAACGATACTACGCTTATTTCGAATGTTACGGcagaaaagtatacaaataaaaacgaGGTTGCGGAATTAATGGCACGTCAAATTGCCGAACCTGTACGATGGAATACGATCCTGAATAAGTTACGCGGAAAGTACAACTCAGGTGCTGTGGAGAACATATTCGAAGTAGGAGCTGGTCGACAGTTGAAGAAAATGTACGAAAAACTCGATCGTGATTTATTTGGAAAGGTTGAAACGGTAGATATGTAA
- the LOC130612169 gene encoding TBC1 domain family member 13-like isoform X1, which produces MASYKQRLEQFELMLKEPRIDIKKCRKFCFEGIPDKPSLRSLAWKLLLYYLPPDRSEWSILLEKQRSLYKHYVEEIVTHPDDSSKEDDNMDHPLNMNPDSQWITYFKDNEILLQIDRDVRRLLPDISFFQRPTSYSIHHLLHDPGPLPTLTKRVERCILESSTIGTSKGGVRNVTQKKNNNEEYTVLPEGQEAHWQVVERILFIYAKLNPGLAYVQGMNEIIGPLYYTFASDPDLKWQEHAEADAFFCFTNLMGEIRDNFIKTLDDSAHGIGQDMNKLLCLLQVKDGELWKDLESKQMKPQFFAFRWITLLLSQEFNLPDVIRLWDSLFADPNRFDFLLYVCCAMLILVRDQILTTDFAKTIKLIQNFPHDEIDMATIIRKAAEIKSPTCTVSSSSAPKTAAPTGKSVSSRGMNLKARLIKFARSDNSS; this is translated from the exons ATGGCGTCTTACAAGCAAAG gcTGGAACAGTTTGAACTGATGTTAAAAGAACCACGTATTGACATTAAAAAGtgtagaaaattttgttttgaag GAATTCCAGACAAACCATCATTAAGATCATTGGCATGGAAA TTGTTACTATACTACCTCCCACCTGACCGATCAGAATGGAGTATACTTTTGGAGAAACAAAG GTCGCTCTACAAACATTATGTTGAAGAAATTGTCACGCACCCAGATGATTCGAGTAAGGAAGATGATAACATGGACCAT CCACTGAATATGAATCCTGACAGCCAGTGGATCACATATTTTAAAGATAACGAAATATTGTTACAAATCGATCGAGATGTGAG ACGCTTATTACCCGACATTTCGTTTTTCCAACGACCGACGTCGTATTCGATTCATCATCTTCTGC atgACCCCGGACCTCTTCCCACGTTAACAAAGCGAGTTGAAAGATGTATCTTGGAGTCATCAACCATTGGAACAAGTAAAGGGGGAGTGCGGAAT gtgacacaaaagaaaaataacaacgAAGAATATACTGTCCTTCCTGAAGGTCAAGAAGCCCACTGGCAG GTTGTCGAAAGAATATTATTTATCTATGCGAAATTGAATCCCGGTTTAGCTTACGTTCAG ggTATGAATGAAATCATAGGACCTTTGTATTATACATTTGCGTCGGATCCTGATTTAAAATGGCAAG agCACGCAGAAGCAGacgcatttttttgtttcacaaatTTGATGGGTGAGATACGAGATAACTTCATTAAAACATTAGATGACTCCGCACATGGAATCG gaCAAGATATGAACAAGCTACTATGTCTGCTTCAAGTTAAAGATGGCGAACTTTGGAAGGACCTG GAATCAAAGCAGATGAAGCCACAGTTTTTTGCGTTTCGATGGATCACTTTACTTTTATCGCAAGAGTTCAACTTGCCAg ATGTAATCAGGTTGTGGGATTCATTATTTGCAGATCCAAATAGATTCGACTTTCTGTTGTACGTCTGCTGCGCCATGTTAAT tttggttCGTGATCAGATTTTGACAACAGATTTCGCTAAAACTATAAAGTTAATACAG AACTTTCCACACGACGAAATAGACATGGCTACTATCATAAGAAAAGCTGCGGAAATTAAATCGCCGACATGCACTGTTTCCTCTTCATCAGCTCCGAAAACGGCTGCTCCTACGGGGAAGAGTGTTTCTTCACGTGGTATGAACCTAAAAGCAAGGCTTATCAAATTTGCCAGGAGTGATAATTCCTCttga
- the LOC130612169 gene encoding TBC1 domain family member 13-like isoform X2, translated as MLKEPRIDIKKCRKFCFEGIPDKPSLRSLAWKLLLYYLPPDRSEWSILLEKQRSLYKHYVEEIVTHPDDSSKEDDNMDHPLNMNPDSQWITYFKDNEILLQIDRDVRRLLPDISFFQRPTSYSIHHLLHDPGPLPTLTKRVERCILESSTIGTSKGGVRNVTQKKNNNEEYTVLPEGQEAHWQVVERILFIYAKLNPGLAYVQGMNEIIGPLYYTFASDPDLKWQEHAEADAFFCFTNLMGEIRDNFIKTLDDSAHGIGQDMNKLLCLLQVKDGELWKDLESKQMKPQFFAFRWITLLLSQEFNLPDVIRLWDSLFADPNRFDFLLYVCCAMLILVRDQILTTDFAKTIKLIQNFPHDEIDMATIIRKAAEIKSPTCTVSSSSAPKTAAPTGKSVSSRGMNLKARLIKFARSDNSS; from the exons ATGTTAAAAGAACCACGTATTGACATTAAAAAGtgtagaaaattttgttttgaag GAATTCCAGACAAACCATCATTAAGATCATTGGCATGGAAA TTGTTACTATACTACCTCCCACCTGACCGATCAGAATGGAGTATACTTTTGGAGAAACAAAG GTCGCTCTACAAACATTATGTTGAAGAAATTGTCACGCACCCAGATGATTCGAGTAAGGAAGATGATAACATGGACCAT CCACTGAATATGAATCCTGACAGCCAGTGGATCACATATTTTAAAGATAACGAAATATTGTTACAAATCGATCGAGATGTGAG ACGCTTATTACCCGACATTTCGTTTTTCCAACGACCGACGTCGTATTCGATTCATCATCTTCTGC atgACCCCGGACCTCTTCCCACGTTAACAAAGCGAGTTGAAAGATGTATCTTGGAGTCATCAACCATTGGAACAAGTAAAGGGGGAGTGCGGAAT gtgacacaaaagaaaaataacaacgAAGAATATACTGTCCTTCCTGAAGGTCAAGAAGCCCACTGGCAG GTTGTCGAAAGAATATTATTTATCTATGCGAAATTGAATCCCGGTTTAGCTTACGTTCAG ggTATGAATGAAATCATAGGACCTTTGTATTATACATTTGCGTCGGATCCTGATTTAAAATGGCAAG agCACGCAGAAGCAGacgcatttttttgtttcacaaatTTGATGGGTGAGATACGAGATAACTTCATTAAAACATTAGATGACTCCGCACATGGAATCG gaCAAGATATGAACAAGCTACTATGTCTGCTTCAAGTTAAAGATGGCGAACTTTGGAAGGACCTG GAATCAAAGCAGATGAAGCCACAGTTTTTTGCGTTTCGATGGATCACTTTACTTTTATCGCAAGAGTTCAACTTGCCAg ATGTAATCAGGTTGTGGGATTCATTATTTGCAGATCCAAATAGATTCGACTTTCTGTTGTACGTCTGCTGCGCCATGTTAAT tttggttCGTGATCAGATTTTGACAACAGATTTCGCTAAAACTATAAAGTTAATACAG AACTTTCCACACGACGAAATAGACATGGCTACTATCATAAGAAAAGCTGCGGAAATTAAATCGCCGACATGCACTGTTTCCTCTTCATCAGCTCCGAAAACGGCTGCTCCTACGGGGAAGAGTGTTTCTTCACGTGGTATGAACCTAAAAGCAAGGCTTATCAAATTTGCCAGGAGTGATAATTCCTCttga
- the LOC130612482 gene encoding NEDD8-conjugating enzyme Ubc12-like isoform X1, with protein MIKLFSLKNQQTESNRSGSGGKRASAAQLRVQKDLSELQLPKTCQTEFPDKDDLLNFKLTIQPDEGFYKNGRFIFTFKVGPNYPHEPPKVKCETMVYHPNIDLEGNVCLNILREDWKPVLTINAIVYGIQYLFLEPNPDDPLNKDAAEVLRQNRRLFEQNVQRTMRGGYVGSTYFERCLR; from the exons atgatcaaattatTTTCGCTAAAAAACCAACAAACAGAATCCAATAGGAGTGGCAGTGGTGGGAAGCGAGCTTCAGCTGCACAGCTAAGGGTTCAAAAGG ATTTATCAGAGTTGCAATTACCAAAAACTTGTCAAACTGAGTTTCCAGATAAAGATGATTtattaaatttcaaattaacAATTCAGCCTGATGAG ggtttttataaaaatggtcGTTTTATATTTACATTCAAG gTTGGACCGAATTATCCTCACGAACCACCAAAAGTAAAATGTGAAACCATG GTTTACCACCCAAATATTGACTTAGAGGGAAATGTATGTTTAAATATCTTAAG AGAGGACTGGAAACCAGTACTTACTATAAATGCTATAGTCTATGGTATACAATACCTTTTCCTG GAACCAAACCCAGACGATCCTCTAAATAAAG ACGCGGCTGAAGTTTTACGTCAAAATCGACGACTATTTGAACAAAATGTTCAACGGACTATGAGAGGAGGTTACGTGGGAAGCACGTATTTCGAACGTTGTTTACGATGA
- the LOC130612482 gene encoding NEDD8-conjugating enzyme Ubc12-like isoform X2 — MIKLFSLKNQQTESNRSGSGGKRASAAQLRVQKDLSELQLPKTCQTEFPDKDDLLNFKLTIQPDEGFYKNGRFIFTFKVGPNYPHEPPKVKCETMVYHPNIDLEGNVCLNILREDWKPVLTINAIVYGIQYLFLTRLKFYVKIDDYLNKMFNGL; from the exons atgatcaaattatTTTCGCTAAAAAACCAACAAACAGAATCCAATAGGAGTGGCAGTGGTGGGAAGCGAGCTTCAGCTGCACAGCTAAGGGTTCAAAAGG ATTTATCAGAGTTGCAATTACCAAAAACTTGTCAAACTGAGTTTCCAGATAAAGATGATTtattaaatttcaaattaacAATTCAGCCTGATGAG ggtttttataaaaatggtcGTTTTATATTTACATTCAAG gTTGGACCGAATTATCCTCACGAACCACCAAAAGTAAAATGTGAAACCATG GTTTACCACCCAAATATTGACTTAGAGGGAAATGTATGTTTAAATATCTTAAG AGAGGACTGGAAACCAGTACTTACTATAAATGCTATAGTCTATGGTATACAATACCTTTTCCTG ACGCGGCTGAAGTTTTACGTCAAAATCGACGACTATTTGAACAAAATGTTCAACGGACTATGA
- the LOC130612883 gene encoding uncharacterized protein LOC130612883 produces MADSGERGQYSDKRTIFFRVLVLVFIFLARLRFPKCKSIAQVIRDRYGESCVKVLRRFEKSDFKLRKAKLDLDFLCYCRDNDLVPKFLHFRLANRGLQNSNSYKQCQRNLLKEEIHQKTSRIHVLENGFDLLHSCLKERLSVIDLAHVCSIFLGSNDRILKKQELIQDKKIANLKRLKPPTNDVATVIFNFSKHILTDFEKSLLVKGLNFSVPPQSLNYGDYLVNYETLFRDIRGINLLNNEDLDFVKTRIKDVALSTYRSYNDKVDKDIYNNRMEEILSDSSKFRKLSLPSDKLLNFTIGQERKITNIYKALLKSGGLSEANYNKFRPVGSKPGILYGLCKVHKKCINGCPPFRPILSAIGIPVYKLAKFFVPVLSNVTKNEYTVHDSFSFAEDIIQQDGSLYMASLDIDSLFTNIPLNETIEICTNLVFDQCDRCQGLTRSEFKSLLELATKESYFIFNDKIYQQIDGTEKNNKLSFLDISITRDVDRKFITSIYRKPTFSGVYTHFDSFILESYKFGLIYTLLHRCFKICSSWSIFHHEVIRIKDIFIRNGYPELFIDKVKPSLQTRTKLEKLFKSTLHCCKLSIVFRTHTRLSNFFRFKDLLPKELKSGVIYKYKCSGCNATYIGETSCHLKVRASEHLGVSPLTGKKSTSSICTAIKDHLKACHTTSSLDDFSILSRGNNRYLLEIKESLFIMRDSH; encoded by the exons ATGGCTGATTCAGGAGAAAGGGGTCAATACAGTGACAAAA GGACAATCTTTTTTCGAGTTTTGGTGCTAGTGTTCATCTTCTTGGCAAGACTGAGATTCCCAAAATGCAAATCTATTGCTCAAGTGATTAGAGATCGATATGGTGAATCCTGTGTTAAAGTATTGAGACGATTTGAGAAATCAGACTTTAAACTCAGAAAAGCCAAACTTGATTTGGATTTTCTCTGTTATTGTCGTGACAACGATTTAGTGCCTAAATTCTTACATTTTCGGTTAGCTAATCGAGGATTACAAAATTCTAACTCTTATAAACAATGCCAAAGGAATCTCCTGAAGGAAGAAATTCATCAAAAGACATCCCGAATCCACGTGTTGGAAAATGGATTTGATTTACTCCATTCGTGTTTGAAAGAAAGATTGAGTGTCATTGACCTTGCACACGTTTGTTCGATTTTTCTTGGAAGTAACGACCGTATTCTTAAAAAGCAGGAATTAATTCAAGATAAGAAGATTGCGAACTTGAAAAGATTAAAACCACCTACTAATGATGTTGCcactgttatttttaatttttcaaaacatatCTTAACTGATTTTGAGAAGTCATTGCTTGTTAAAGGTTTAAATTTTTCTGTACCTCCTCAGTCTCTTAATTATGGTGACTATCTCGTGAATTATGAAACTCTTTTCAGGGATATACGGGGTATCAATTTACTTAATAATGAGGATCTTGACTTCGTCAAAACGAGGATTAAAGATGTGGCATTATCTACTTATCGTTCTTATAACGATAAAG TTGACAAAGACATCTACAACAACAGAATGGAAGAAATTCTATCTGACAGCAGCAAATTTAGAAAGCTTAGTCTACCATCTGATAAGCTTTtgaattttaccattggtcaagaGAGAAAGATTACCAATATTTATAAGGCTCTCTTAAAATCTGGCGGGCTGAGTGAAGCCAATTACAATAAATTTCGCCCTGTAGGCTCCAAACCTGGTATACTTTATGGGCTTTGCAAGGTCCATAAAAAGTGTATTAATGGATGTCCACCCTTTAGACCTATCTTATCTGCTATTGGTATACCGGTCTATAAGTTAGCTAAGTTTTTTGTCCCTGTGTTATCTAATGTCACGAAAAACGAATATACAGTTCATGACTCATTCTCCTTTGCCGAAGACATCATTCAACAAGATGGCAGTCTCTATATGGCCAGCCTTGACATTGACTCTTTATTTACCAACATTCCGTTAAATGAAACGATAGAAATATGTACCAACCTGGTctttgatcaatgtgataggTGTCAAGGTCTAACTAGAAGTGAGTTTAAATCTCTTTTAGAGCTAGCTACCAAGGagtcatattttatttttaatgacaaaATTTATCAACAAATTGATGGA ACGGAAAAGAACAATAAATTATCTTTCCTTGACATATCCATTACTCGCGATGTGGACCGAAAGTTTATTACATCCATATATAGAAAGCCTACTTTTAGCGGAGTGTACACGCACTTCGATAGTTTTATTCTTGAAAGCTATAAATTCGGCTTAATTTATACTTTGCTTCAtcgttgttttaaaatttgttcaagTTGGTCAATTTTCCATCATGAGGTTATTAGAATCAAAGATATCTTTATTCGAAATGGTTATCCAGAACTATTTATTGACAAG GTAAAACCATCTTTACAAACGAGAACGAAgttagaaaaactttttaaatctacTTTGCATTGTTGTAAACTTTCTATTGTTTTCAGAACTCACACTCGCTTATCTAACTTCTTCAGATTTAAAGACCTGTTGCCCAAAGAATTAAAGTCAGGCGTCATTTACAAATATAAGTGCAGTGGCTGCAACGCCACTTATATAGGTGAGACGTCGTGTCATCTTAAGGTTCGGGCAAGCGAGCACCTCGGAGTGTCTCCCTTAACAGGTAAGAAATCAACCTCATCTATTTGCACGGCAATTAAAGATCATCTTAAAGCCTGTCACACCACATCATCTCTTGACGATTTTAGCATACTCTCTAGAGGTAACAACCGGTATTTGCTAGAGATTAAAGAGAGTTTGTTCATAATGCGGGATAGTCACTAG